The Neobacillus sp. PS3-34 genome has a window encoding:
- a CDS encoding globin, with protein sequence MIEKMPTPFEAIGEATLHKLIDTFYGLVAQHPDLSPIFGDDFSEIARKQKQFLTQYLGGPALYTEEHGHPMMRARHLPFPITPVRAQAWLSCMNQAMDTVGLQGPLRDEFYARLLLTAQHMINTPDEDSIPGENQ encoded by the coding sequence ATGATCGAGAAAATGCCTACTCCATTTGAGGCTATCGGTGAAGCAACGCTTCATAAGCTGATTGATACATTTTATGGACTGGTTGCACAGCATCCAGATCTTTCACCAATTTTTGGCGATGATTTTTCTGAAATTGCCCGAAAACAAAAACAATTTTTAACACAATATTTAGGCGGTCCTGCTTTATATACAGAAGAACATGGACATCCCATGATGCGTGCCCGCCATTTGCCTTTTCCAATTACACCAGTTCGTGCGCAGGCATGGCTGAGCTGCATGAACCAGGCAATGGATACAGTTGGCCTCCAAGGTCCACTTAGGGATGAATTTTATGCAAGGCTTTTGCTAACTGCCCAGCATATGATAAACACTCCGGATGAAGATAGCATTCCGGGTGAAAACCAGTGA
- a CDS encoding lytic transglycosylase domain-containing protein: MNVDKLKAMLELRAFQNFNTSAPSTNNSNMFQDILNEILTDEEVSALSMPVSMPMPVNGKTVSSFSLPSSSSTPPLSLLKNEAAKDGKIDDIIERASQLYQIPAKLIRSVVQHESNFNPNAVSRSGATGLMQLMPATARSMGAENVFDPEQNILAGSKYLRELMDKYDGNIGLTLAAYNAGPGNVDKFGGIPPFKETMNYVKKVTSTFNA; the protein is encoded by the coding sequence ATGAATGTAGATAAATTAAAAGCCATGCTTGAATTGAGAGCATTTCAGAACTTCAACACCTCTGCTCCATCAACTAACAATTCAAACATGTTTCAGGATATTCTTAATGAAATATTAACGGATGAAGAGGTCTCAGCCCTTTCTATGCCCGTTTCCATGCCTATGCCCGTCAACGGCAAAACAGTAAGCAGCTTCAGCCTTCCATCATCTTCATCCACGCCGCCTCTTTCATTATTAAAAAATGAGGCTGCAAAGGATGGGAAAATTGATGATATTATTGAAAGAGCATCGCAGCTTTATCAAATTCCGGCAAAATTGATTCGATCTGTTGTACAGCATGAGTCAAATTTTAATCCCAATGCGGTCAGCCGCTCAGGAGCGACCGGTTTAATGCAGCTGATGCCCGCCACTGCGCGTTCAATGGGTGCAGAAAATGTTTTCGACCCCGAACAGAATATTCTCGCGGGGAGTAAATATTTGCGCGAGCTGATGGATAAATATGATGGAAATATTGGCCTTACACTCGCTGCATATAATGCCGGGCCAGGAAATGTAGACAAATTCGGAGGAATCCCTCCCTTTAAAGAAACCATGAATTATGTAAAAAAAGTAACCAGCACATTTAATGCATAA
- a CDS encoding GTP pyrophosphokinase family protein has translation MKHWDQFLAPYKQAVEELKIKLKGMRSQFEMDSSHSPIEFVTGRVKPIASILDKANQKGIPLDKLESEMQDIAGLRMMCQFVDDIHTVVALLRTRNDLEVIEERDYISHKKMSGYRSYHVVIRYPVQTINGEKKILAEIQIRTLAMNFWATIEHSLNYKYKGAFPKDIQMRLQRAAEAAFRLDEEMSLIRGEIQDAQAFFTSKKEQKQEGKG, from the coding sequence ATGAAACATTGGGATCAATTTTTAGCCCCTTATAAACAGGCGGTTGAAGAGTTAAAGATTAAACTTAAAGGAATGCGAAGCCAATTTGAAATGGATTCTTCCCATTCACCGATCGAATTTGTAACAGGCAGAGTCAAGCCAATTGCCAGTATCCTCGATAAAGCAAACCAAAAAGGCATTCCTCTCGACAAATTGGAGTCGGAAATGCAGGATATAGCCGGCCTAAGGATGATGTGCCAATTTGTGGATGATATCCATACCGTTGTTGCGCTCTTAAGGACCCGCAACGATTTGGAAGTCATAGAAGAAAGAGATTATATCTCCCATAAAAAGATGAGCGGTTACCGTTCTTACCATGTCGTTATCCGATATCCTGTCCAGACAATCAATGGCGAAAAGAAAATCCTCGCTGAAATACAAATTCGTACCCTCGCAATGAATTTTTGGGCAACGATTGAGCACTCGCTAAATTATAAATATAAAGGCGCATTTCCTAAAGATATTCAAATGAGGCTGCAGCGTGCAGCAGAAGCCGCATTCAGGCTGGATGAGGAAATGTCTCTGATCCGTGGGGAGATCCAGGATGCACAAGCCTTTTTTACGAGCAAAAAGGAACAGAAGCAGGAAGGCAAAGGTTAG
- a CDS encoding RluA family pseudouridine synthase yields the protein MRPGFRIEWKISKENTGKIIRDFLKEQEISKTALTDIKFRGGSILVNSEDVNVRYPLQAEDELTVIFPLEEAGEGLKGENIPLNILFEDEYLLVVNKPSAMNTIPSREHPTGSLANALIGYYGSQGIKATAHIVTRLDRDTSGIVLVAKHRHVHHLLSKQQKSGMVKRTYEALAEGVFKEDDGTVIQPIGRKSDSIIEREVREDGQYACTHYTVIQRSDRFTHLELRLETGRTHQIRVHMSFMGHPLLGDDLYGGHVDLINRQALHCKEIKFIHPLLHEEMSFRAPLPEDMDLIMSTAK from the coding sequence ATGAGGCCAGGCTTCAGGATTGAATGGAAGATTTCAAAAGAGAATACTGGAAAAATCATCAGGGATTTTTTAAAAGAACAGGAAATCTCTAAAACTGCACTAACAGATATCAAGTTCAGAGGCGGAAGCATTCTTGTAAACAGTGAAGATGTTAACGTTCGTTATCCTCTTCAAGCCGAGGATGAGCTGACCGTCATTTTTCCGCTCGAAGAAGCTGGAGAGGGATTGAAGGGTGAAAATATTCCTTTGAACATTTTGTTCGAGGATGAATACCTGCTTGTCGTCAATAAACCCTCAGCTATGAATACGATTCCTTCCAGAGAACATCCAACAGGAAGCCTGGCTAACGCACTAATTGGCTATTATGGAAGCCAGGGAATCAAGGCAACAGCGCATATTGTGACCCGTCTCGACCGCGATACGTCAGGAATTGTCCTGGTGGCCAAGCATCGGCACGTCCATCATTTGCTTAGCAAACAGCAGAAAAGCGGTATGGTGAAAAGAACATATGAAGCGCTCGCTGAAGGGGTTTTTAAGGAAGATGACGGAACCGTCATTCAGCCGATTGGCAGAAAATCGGACAGCATCATTGAAAGGGAAGTTAGGGAAGACGGGCAATATGCCTGTACCCATTATACCGTGATACAACGATCTGATCGGTTTACACATCTTGAACTCCGGCTTGAAACGGGCAGAACTCATCAAATTCGTGTCCATATGTCTTTTATGGGGCATCCTCTGCTGGGAGACGACCTCTACGGCGGCCATGTGGATTTGATTAACCGTCAGGCACTGCACTGCAAGGAAATTAAATTTATACACCCACTCCTGCATGAGGAAATGTCTTTCAGGGCTCCTCTACCGGAAGATATGGATTTAATCATGTCTACAGCAAAATAA
- the fabI gene encoding enoyl-ACP reductase FabI, whose amino-acid sequence MTLSLAGKTYVVMGVANKRSIAWGIARSLHNAGARLIFTYAGERLESSVRELAGSLEAEGTIVLPCDVTKDEDVAKCFSDIKAEVGTIHGVAHCIAFANKEELNGDYMNTTREGFLLAHNISSYSLTAVAKEAKELMAEGGSIVTLTYLGGERAIPNYNVMGVAKASLDASVRYLAADLGKNGIRVNSISAGPIRTLSAKGVSDFNSILKEIEERAPLKRPTTPEEVGDTALFLFSDLSRGITGENIHVDSGFHIL is encoded by the coding sequence ATGACTCTTTCTTTAGCAGGAAAAACTTATGTTGTCATGGGAGTTGCCAATAAACGCAGTATCGCATGGGGAATTGCAAGATCACTTCACAATGCTGGCGCAAGACTGATTTTCACATACGCTGGTGAAAGGCTTGAAAGCAGCGTCCGGGAGCTTGCTGGTTCACTGGAAGCAGAAGGAACGATTGTATTGCCATGCGATGTGACAAAAGATGAAGATGTTGCGAAATGCTTTTCAGATATTAAAGCTGAAGTTGGAACAATCCATGGAGTGGCTCATTGTATCGCGTTCGCTAACAAAGAAGAGCTAAATGGCGATTATATGAATACCACGCGTGAAGGCTTCCTTCTTGCACATAATATCAGCTCTTATTCTTTGACAGCAGTAGCAAAGGAAGCAAAGGAATTAATGGCAGAGGGCGGCAGCATTGTCACATTGACTTACCTTGGCGGTGAGCGTGCCATTCCAAATTACAATGTTATGGGTGTGGCGAAAGCATCCCTTGATGCAAGCGTCCGTTACCTTGCAGCTGACCTTGGAAAAAATGGAATCCGCGTTAACTCCATTTCTGCAGGTCCAATCCGTACTTTATCAGCAAAAGGGGTAAGCGATTTTAATTCAATTTTAAAAGAAATTGAAGAAAGAGCTCCTCTTAAAAGGCCAACTACACCGGAAGAAGTCGGCGATACAGCATTATTCTTATTCAGCGACCTATCTCGCGGAATCACTGGCGAAAACATCCACGTTGATTCTGGATTCCATATTCTATAA
- a CDS encoding CYTH domain-containing protein, producing MTLSQNIEIEFKNMLSNQEYLQLKEYFGLKEDLFFTQENHYFDTEEFSLKDRSSALRIRQKDNHFEMTLKQPLIEGLLETNQLLTSEEAEAAFTSGRLPAGKIKMIIEELGIPFGKLQYFGSLTTKRAEFTYENGLLVLDYSTYLNTEDYELEYEVDNFETGREAFTGLLDQFSIPERKTDNKIRRFYQQKYNTRK from the coding sequence ATGACCTTGTCACAAAACATTGAAATCGAATTTAAGAATATGCTGTCAAACCAAGAGTATCTACAGCTAAAGGAATATTTTGGCCTTAAGGAGGATCTATTTTTCACACAGGAAAACCACTACTTCGATACCGAGGAATTTTCGTTAAAGGATAGAAGCTCCGCCCTGAGGATCCGCCAGAAAGACAATCATTTCGAGATGACTCTTAAACAGCCGCTGATAGAAGGGCTTCTTGAAACAAACCAGCTGTTAACCAGTGAAGAAGCTGAGGCCGCCTTCACTTCGGGCAGACTTCCTGCAGGAAAAATCAAGATGATTATTGAAGAATTAGGAATCCCTTTTGGAAAACTCCAATATTTTGGATCCCTTACTACTAAAAGAGCAGAATTTACATATGAAAATGGGCTTTTAGTTTTAGATTATAGTACCTATTTAAATACTGAGGATTATGAGTTAGAATACGAAGTAGACAACTTTGAGACCGGCAGGGAAGCATTTACTGGCCTTTTGGATCAGTTTTCGATTCCCGAACGTAAAACAGACAATAAAATTCGCCGTTTTTATCAACAGAAATACAATACACGCAAATAA